A DNA window from Actinokineospora baliensis contains the following coding sequences:
- a CDS encoding DUF6230 family protein — translation MTEEAKRGRTRWGRTALTAVPAIGAIGAITVAMAQGLLAASFAVSGVPITLTSESVAGTGFAGTVYNAGDQGVAYAGFSSAQLSKLCAGVIPNVPIVGQVTFKITAGDSDPATKELQAANLLLDAKNLTGNGEFTGLDLGVASNSLSKGPAEVRKGAGDFGLQANTADITNLRADALSAQIAGSFKLDNLSLSVVPGAAGC, via the coding sequence ATGACAGAGGAAGCCAAGCGGGGCCGGACCCGGTGGGGCCGCACGGCCCTGACCGCGGTCCCGGCGATCGGCGCGATCGGCGCCATCACCGTCGCGATGGCCCAGGGCCTGCTCGCCGCGTCCTTCGCGGTGTCCGGGGTGCCGATCACGCTGACCTCGGAGAGCGTGGCGGGCACCGGGTTCGCGGGCACCGTCTACAACGCCGGTGACCAGGGCGTGGCCTACGCGGGCTTCAGCTCGGCCCAGCTGAGCAAGCTGTGCGCCGGGGTGATCCCGAACGTCCCGATCGTCGGCCAGGTCACCTTCAAGATCACCGCGGGTGACTCGGACCCGGCGACCAAGGAGCTGCAGGCGGCGAACTTGCTGCTCGACGCCAAGAACCTCACCGGCAACGGCGAGTTCACCGGCCTCGACCTCGGCGTGGCCAGCAACTCGCTGTCCAAGGGCCCGGCCGAGGTCCGCAAGGGCGCAGGCGACTTCGGCCTGCAGGCCAACACCGCCGACATCACCAACCTGCGCGCGGACGCCCTGTCCGCCCAGATCGCGGGCAGCTTCAAGCTCGACAACCTCAGCCTCAGCGTCGTCCCCGGCGCCGCAGGCTGCTAG
- a CDS encoding CbtB domain-containing protein: MTHAVAIPTPVSIPVRQILPYAVFAGIISLIALYFVGAEQGALAVFEGTTVHELVHDARHLLGFPCH; the protein is encoded by the coding sequence ATGACGCATGCCGTCGCGATTCCCACCCCCGTGAGCATCCCGGTGCGGCAGATCCTGCCGTACGCCGTGTTCGCCGGGATCATCTCGCTCATCGCCCTCTACTTCGTCGGCGCCGAACAGGGCGCCCTCGCGGTCTTCGAGGGGACCACGGTGCACGAGCTGGTCCACGACGCGCGGCACCTGCTGGGCTTCCCGTGCCACTGA
- the cobO gene encoding cob(I)yrinic acid a,c-diamide adenosyltransferase, with protein MPQGKPEVVPQDGLTTRQRRNRPLVVVHTGEMKGKSTAAFGLALRGWNQGWSIGVFQFVKSAKWRVGEESAFLALGKLHEQTGEGGPVEWHKMGAGWSWSRKAGTEDDHAEAAREGWAEITRRLAAQQHDLYVLDEFTYPLKWGWIDTDEVVATLASRPGHQHVVITGRDAPQSLVDAADLVTHMTKVKHPMDSGHKGQKGIEW; from the coding sequence ATGCCACAAGGGAAGCCGGAGGTTGTCCCGCAAGACGGGCTCACCACCCGGCAGCGGCGGAACCGGCCGTTGGTCGTGGTGCACACCGGGGAGATGAAGGGCAAGTCCACCGCCGCCTTCGGATTGGCGCTGCGCGGGTGGAACCAGGGCTGGTCGATCGGGGTGTTCCAGTTCGTCAAGTCCGCGAAGTGGCGGGTCGGCGAGGAATCCGCGTTCCTGGCGCTGGGCAAGCTGCACGAGCAGACCGGCGAAGGCGGGCCCGTCGAATGGCACAAGATGGGCGCGGGGTGGTCGTGGTCGCGCAAGGCGGGCACCGAGGACGACCACGCCGAGGCCGCGCGTGAGGGCTGGGCGGAGATCACCCGCAGACTGGCCGCGCAGCAGCACGACCTGTACGTGCTCGACGAGTTCACCTACCCGCTCAAGTGGGGGTGGATCGACACCGACGAGGTCGTGGCCACCCTGGCGTCCCGACCGGGCCACCAGCACGTCGTGATCACCGGCCGCGACGCGCCGCAGTCCCTTGTGGACGCTGCGGACCTGGTGACGCACATGACGAAGGTCAAGCACCCGATGGACTCCGGCCACAAGGGCCAGAAGGGCATCGAGTGGTAG
- a CDS encoding cobyrinate a,c-diamide synthase, with amino-acid sequence MVARVVIAAPGSGSGKTTVATGLMAALRARGHVVAPFKVGPDYIDPGYHTLASGRPGRNLDPVLVGTHRIGPLFRHGATGADIAVVEGVMGLFDGRVGHHVEEGGLGSTAHVAGLLAAPVLLVVDARGQSTSLAALLHGFRSFRPGVRIAGVVLNRVGSDRHEQVLREACGEVGLPVLGAVRRAGEVDVPSRHLGLVPAAEHGTPAVRAVAAMAALIESSVDLDAVVRLARSAGPLDGPVWIAADEVTPVPGRPVVAVAGGPAFTFGYAEHAELLRAAGADVAIVDPLRDERLPPDTAALVLPGGFPEAHAEALSANTPLREEVLTFARAGRPIHAECGGLLYLAKHLDGHPMAGVIDAEATMTPRLLLGYRDAVATAGSVLHTEGTRVTGHEFHRTRLTPAHPSTPAWTWRDHDGTPHGEGFTTGPLHASYLHTHPAGNPQAIAHFVRAAT; translated from the coding sequence GTGGTAGCGCGGGTCGTCATCGCCGCTCCGGGCTCCGGCAGCGGCAAGACGACCGTGGCGACGGGGCTCATGGCCGCGCTGCGCGCGCGTGGGCACGTGGTGGCGCCGTTCAAGGTCGGGCCGGACTACATCGACCCCGGGTACCACACGCTCGCCTCGGGGCGCCCCGGCCGCAACCTCGATCCCGTGCTGGTCGGCACCCACCGCATCGGACCGCTGTTCCGCCACGGCGCGACCGGCGCGGACATCGCCGTGGTCGAGGGCGTGATGGGCCTGTTCGACGGGCGGGTCGGGCACCACGTCGAGGAAGGCGGGCTGGGGTCGACCGCGCACGTGGCCGGGCTGCTCGCGGCGCCGGTGCTGCTGGTGGTCGACGCGCGGGGGCAGAGCACGAGCCTTGCCGCGCTACTGCACGGGTTCCGGTCGTTCCGGCCCGGGGTGCGGATCGCCGGGGTGGTGCTCAACCGGGTCGGGTCGGACCGGCACGAGCAGGTGCTGCGCGAGGCCTGCGGCGAGGTCGGGCTGCCGGTGTTGGGGGCCGTGCGGCGGGCGGGCGAGGTGGATGTACCGTCGCGGCACCTGGGTTTGGTCCCGGCGGCCGAGCACGGGACGCCCGCGGTGCGGGCCGTCGCGGCGATGGCGGCGTTGATCGAGTCCTCTGTGGACTTGGACGCGGTGGTGCGGTTGGCGCGGTCGGCCGGGCCGCTCGACGGTCCGGTGTGGATCGCGGCGGACGAGGTCACGCCGGTGCCCGGGCGGCCGGTGGTGGCGGTGGCGGGCGGACCGGCGTTCACGTTCGGCTACGCGGAACACGCGGAACTGCTGCGCGCTGCCGGTGCGGACGTGGCGATCGTCGACCCGTTGCGCGACGAGCGGCTTCCCCCGGATACAGCCGCCTTGGTACTGCCGGGCGGCTTCCCGGAGGCGCACGCGGAAGCGTTGTCCGCCAACACTCCCCTCCGCGAGGAGGTTTTGACTTTCGCTCGCGCGGGCCGCCCGATCCACGCCGAATGCGGCGGCCTGCTCTACCTCGCCAAACACCTCGACGGCCACCCCATGGCAGGCGTGATCGACGCCGAAGCCACCATGACCCCCCGCCTACTCCTGGGCTACCGCGACGCTGTGGCGACCGCGGGTTCGGTGCTGCACACCGAAGGCACCCGGGTGACCGGCCACGAGTTCCACCGCACCCGCCTCACCCCCGCCCACCCCAGCACCCCCGCCTGGACCTGGCGAGACCACGACGGCACACCGCACGGGGAGGGCTTCACCACCGGCCCCCTGCACGCGTCGTACCTGCACACCCACCCCGCGGGCAACCCCCAAGCCATCGCCCACTTCGTCCGCGCCGCAACCTAA
- a CDS encoding DUF6114 domain-containing protein, which yields MIGQLWRTFGQWRKTRPFWGGLFVLVGAVPIFVLPLAPIKVLVASGIAGVSGLLLGSIMAVLAASLWFSPQTRVIAGLIAVLVSVAAFPLTNLGGFFIGSLSGILGGAMAASWAPRKEKAAPKAEEALEETEEDASV from the coding sequence GTGATCGGTCAGCTGTGGCGCACCTTCGGCCAGTGGCGCAAAACCCGCCCCTTCTGGGGCGGCCTGTTCGTGCTCGTCGGCGCGGTACCGATCTTCGTGCTGCCGCTCGCCCCGATCAAGGTCCTGGTAGCCAGCGGCATCGCAGGCGTCTCCGGCCTCCTGCTCGGCTCGATCATGGCCGTACTGGCGGCCAGCCTGTGGTTCAGCCCCCAGACCCGGGTGATCGCAGGCCTGATCGCGGTCCTGGTCTCCGTCGCCGCCTTCCCCCTCACCAACCTGGGCGGCTTCTTCATCGGCTCCCTCTCCGGCATCCTCGGCGGCGCCATGGCTGCGTCCTGGGCACCCCGCAAGGAGAAGGCGGCACCGAAGGCGGAAGAAGCGTTGGAGGAAACCGAAGAGGACGCGTCGGTTTAG
- a CDS encoding magnesium chelatase subunit D family protein, giving the protein MTRPALPGYPFSAVVGHADLRLSLLLNAVHPGIGGVLVRGEKGTAKSTVVRALAALLPVAGVVADCRFSCDPAAPDPACPDGPHSAPDSDTRPARLVELPVGATEDRVIGSLDLERALTEGVRAYQPGLLAAAHRGVLYVDEVNLLHDHLVDLLLDAAAMGRAHVEREGVSVSHAASFLLVGTMNPEEGELRPQLLDRFGLTVEVRAARDVDTRTEVIRRRLAFEADPAGFADAWSTSDAELAARIVAARKALPEVVLPDAELRRIAAVCAAFDVDGMRADLVVARASVAHAAWRGAGAVEEIDVEVAARLALPHRRRRDPFDEPGLDQEQLSQALRDAAEEADRDPDDSGPGGGAPEPGESEAPQGDQGKQDAEAPQGGDQSQAASRPDEAFRARVLQLDGVGEGAPGRRSRSRAGSGRALRAAQNQGTGIHLVGTLTAAAPFQHTRGRSGPGIVVRSGDVRRAVREGRESNLVLFAVDASGSMAARKRMSAVTGAVISLLRDAYQRRDKVGLVTFRGGEAVLSLPPTSSVEAAVARLRDLRTGGRTPLADGLLRARKTLAIERMRDPRRRALLVVVTDGRATVAVNRDGRTSHDAVGDAMRAAAALAADGVVSVVVDCENGPVRLGLADNLTAALGGTGLRLAELSADAVAGVVRAARAA; this is encoded by the coding sequence GTGACCCGTCCAGCCCTGCCCGGCTACCCGTTCTCCGCGGTCGTCGGCCACGCCGACCTGCGGCTGTCCCTGTTGCTCAACGCGGTGCACCCCGGGATCGGCGGGGTGCTGGTGCGCGGCGAGAAGGGCACCGCCAAGTCGACCGTGGTGCGCGCGCTGGCCGCGTTGCTGCCCGTGGCGGGCGTCGTGGCGGACTGCCGGTTCTCCTGCGACCCGGCCGCGCCCGACCCGGCCTGCCCGGACGGCCCGCACTCGGCCCCCGACTCCGACACCCGCCCGGCGCGGCTGGTCGAGCTCCCGGTCGGCGCCACCGAGGACCGGGTCATCGGCTCACTGGACCTGGAACGCGCGCTGACCGAGGGGGTCCGCGCCTACCAACCGGGTCTGCTGGCGGCGGCGCACCGGGGGGTGCTCTACGTCGACGAGGTCAACCTGCTGCACGACCACCTGGTGGACCTGCTGCTCGACGCCGCCGCGATGGGGCGCGCGCACGTCGAGCGCGAGGGCGTGTCGGTCTCGCACGCCGCGTCGTTCCTGCTGGTCGGCACGATGAACCCGGAGGAGGGCGAGCTGCGGCCGCAGCTGCTCGACCGGTTCGGGCTCACCGTCGAGGTGCGCGCCGCCCGCGACGTGGACACCCGCACGGAGGTGATCCGGCGGCGGTTGGCGTTCGAGGCCGACCCGGCGGGCTTCGCCGATGCCTGGTCCACTTCGGACGCGGAGCTGGCCGCGCGGATCGTGGCCGCCCGCAAGGCACTGCCGGAGGTCGTGCTGCCCGACGCCGAGCTACGCCGGATCGCGGCGGTGTGCGCGGCGTTCGACGTAGACGGCATGCGCGCGGACCTGGTGGTTGCCCGGGCTTCGGTCGCGCACGCGGCGTGGCGCGGGGCGGGCGCGGTCGAGGAGATCGACGTCGAGGTGGCCGCCCGGCTGGCCCTGCCGCACCGGCGCAGGCGTGACCCGTTCGACGAGCCCGGACTGGACCAGGAGCAGCTGTCGCAGGCGTTGCGCGACGCCGCCGAGGAGGCCGACCGGGACCCCGACGACAGCGGCCCCGGTGGCGGCGCTCCGGAACCGGGTGAATCCGAGGCGCCCCAAGGGGATCAGGGCAAGCAAGACGCCGAAGCACCCCAGGGCGGCGACCAGTCGCAGGCGGCTTCGCGGCCGGACGAGGCGTTCCGGGCCAGGGTGCTGCAACTCGACGGCGTCGGCGAAGGCGCGCCGGGCAGGCGATCGCGGTCACGCGCCGGTTCCGGCCGGGCGCTGCGCGCGGCGCAGAACCAGGGCACCGGAATCCACCTGGTCGGCACGCTCACCGCAGCGGCGCCTTTCCAGCACACGCGGGGTCGCAGCGGTCCGGGGATCGTGGTGCGGTCGGGGGATGTCCGGCGCGCGGTGCGGGAGGGCCGGGAGTCGAACCTGGTGCTGTTCGCGGTGGACGCGTCGGGCTCGATGGCCGCCCGCAAGCGCATGTCCGCGGTGACCGGCGCGGTGATCTCCTTGCTGCGCGACGCCTACCAGCGCCGGGACAAGGTCGGGCTGGTGACCTTCCGCGGCGGTGAGGCCGTGTTGTCGTTGCCGCCCACGTCGTCGGTCGAGGCCGCTGTCGCGCGGCTGCGTGATCTCCGCACCGGCGGGCGCACCCCGCTGGCGGACGGGTTGTTGCGGGCGCGGAAAACGCTTGCCATTGAACGGATGCGTGACCCGAGGCGGCGGGCCCTGCTGGTCGTCGTGACCGACGGCCGCGCCACGGTGGCGGTGAACCGGGACGGGCGCACCTCGCACGACGCCGTCGGCGACGCCATGCGCGCGGCGGCCGCACTCGCTGCCGACGGGGTGGTCAGCGTGGTCGTGGATTGCGAGAACGGGCCGGTTCGCTTGGGGTTGGCCGACAATCTCACGGCGGCGCTCGGCGGAACCGGTCTCCGACTCGCGGAACTGTCCGCCGACGCCGTCGCCGGTGTGGTCCGCGCGGCGCGCGCCGCCTGA
- a CDS encoding cobalt-precorrin-6A reductase, with the protein MKVLVLGGTGEARALAAALHTSPEHTVVSSLAGRVREPRLPVGEVRVGGFGGPALLAQWLLEHGIAAVVDATHPFAERISASAAEAALIARVPLLMLRRPGWASRSGWHWVDSLSEARTTAERLGDRIFLTTGRQGLAAFTDSTRWYLIRCVDPPEVPMPAGAKLLLDRGPYTVDGELALLCDHRIDVLVTKDSGGPLTAAKLEAAQALDLAVVVVRRPPPPPAIPLAETVDQVLAWLR; encoded by the coding sequence GTGAAGGTCCTGGTCCTGGGAGGTACCGGCGAGGCGCGGGCCCTCGCGGCCGCCCTTCACACCAGCCCGGAGCACACCGTCGTGTCGTCGTTGGCTGGTCGGGTCCGCGAGCCGCGGTTGCCGGTCGGTGAGGTCCGCGTCGGCGGCTTCGGTGGGCCTGCTTTGCTCGCGCAGTGGCTGCTTGAGCACGGGATCGCCGCGGTGGTGGATGCCACGCACCCGTTCGCCGAGCGAATCAGCGCCTCCGCCGCCGAAGCCGCTCTTATCGCAAGAGTCCCGCTGCTCATGCTCCGCCGCCCCGGCTGGGCCTCCCGCTCCGGCTGGCACTGGGTCGACAGCCTCTCCGAAGCCCGTACCACCGCCGAACGCCTCGGGGACCGCATCTTCCTCACTACGGGCAGGCAGGGCCTCGCGGCGTTCACCGATTCCACCCGCTGGTACCTGATCCGCTGCGTAGACCCGCCGGAAGTGCCTATGCCCGCGGGCGCCAAACTTCTCCTCGACCGCGGCCCGTACACAGTGGACGGCGAACTCGCCCTACTCTGCGACCACCGCATAGACGTTCTGGTCACCAAAGACAGCGGCGGTCCTCTCACCGCTGCGAAGCTGGAAGCCGCCCAAGCCCTCGACCTCGCCGTAGTGGTCGTCCGGCGCCCCCCACCCCCACCTGCCATCCCCCTTGCCGAGACCGTCGACCAAGTCCTGGCCTGGCTCCGGTGA
- the lepB gene encoding signal peptidase I yields MTALTLTAAGLGYGLSMRVDGRSMAPTLADGERVLTNPLAGDYTPARLDVVVLSPPGREAPAVKRVIGVPGDQVRADDGRILVRPGGSGPWLQVLTAAGDAWGRPPRQCCEPTGRGGTGGGVTVPPGQYWVIGDNPAVSEDSREYGWVPADRIKARLWLRLWPLGSVDTTPTLRPVE; encoded by the coding sequence GTGACGGCGCTCACCCTGACGGCGGCGGGCCTCGGCTACGGCCTGTCGATGCGGGTGGACGGCCGCAGCATGGCCCCAACCCTGGCCGACGGCGAGCGGGTGCTGACCAACCCGCTCGCGGGCGACTACACCCCCGCCCGACTCGACGTCGTGGTGCTCTCACCGCCCGGCCGTGAGGCACCGGCGGTCAAGCGGGTCATCGGCGTGCCAGGCGACCAGGTGCGCGCCGACGACGGCCGGATCCTGGTCCGCCCCGGCGGCAGCGGCCCGTGGCTGCAGGTGCTGACCGCCGCGGGCGACGCCTGGGGCCGCCCGCCCCGGCAGTGCTGCGAACCGACCGGCCGCGGTGGCACGGGCGGCGGGGTGACCGTCCCACCTGGACAGTACTGGGTGATCGGCGACAACCCGGCGGTGTCCGAGGACTCCCGCGAGTACGGCTGGGTGCCCGCGGACCGGATCAAGGCCCGACTGTGGCTTCGCTTGTGGCCACTGGGATCCGTCGACACCACACCAACTTTGCGCCCGGTGGAATGA
- a CDS encoding CbtA family protein, with product MPLTETPTAPAATLTVRSLLVWGLLAGLVGGLLAFGFASAFGEPAVERAISIEEAGAGHQHPGETAEQPAAEHSHGEAEEEEVVSRAFQSTGGLGIGAVIYGLGLGGLFSLAFAFAYGRVGSLTPRATSLAVAGLGYLAVVLVPFLTYPANPPAVGNPDTIGERTGLFFGMIAISLALLVTAVAAARALAPKLGGWWSTVAAGVGYAVIVTLVAKLLPTFQEVPEGFPGDLLWQFRIASLGTSAVLWAGIGLTFAALLHRGITRSRTA from the coding sequence GTGCCACTGACCGAGACGCCGACCGCCCCAGCCGCCACCCTCACCGTCCGCTCCTTGCTCGTCTGGGGCCTGCTGGCGGGACTGGTCGGCGGCCTGCTCGCGTTCGGGTTCGCCTCCGCCTTCGGTGAGCCCGCCGTCGAACGCGCCATCTCCATCGAAGAGGCGGGCGCCGGTCACCAGCACCCCGGCGAGACCGCCGAACAGCCCGCCGCCGAACACAGCCACGGCGAGGCCGAAGAGGAAGAGGTCGTGTCGCGGGCGTTCCAGTCCACCGGCGGCCTCGGCATCGGCGCGGTCATCTACGGCCTCGGCCTGGGCGGTCTGTTCAGCCTCGCCTTCGCCTTCGCCTACGGCCGCGTCGGTTCGCTCACCCCCCGAGCCACCTCCCTCGCCGTCGCGGGCTTGGGCTACCTGGCCGTGGTCCTCGTGCCGTTCCTGACCTACCCGGCCAACCCGCCCGCCGTCGGCAACCCCGACACCATCGGCGAGCGCACCGGCCTGTTCTTCGGGATGATCGCCATCTCCCTGGCACTGCTGGTGACAGCCGTCGCGGCGGCCAGGGCGCTGGCACCGAAGCTGGGCGGCTGGTGGTCCACTGTGGCCGCCGGGGTGGGGTACGCGGTGATCGTGACCCTGGTGGCCAAGCTGCTGCCCACCTTCCAGGAGGTCCCGGAAGGCTTCCCGGGCGACCTGCTGTGGCAGTTCCGAATCGCCTCCCTCGGCACGTCCGCGGTGTTGTGGGCGGGCATCGGGTTGACCTTCGCGGCCCTGCTGCACCGGGGCATCACCCGCAGCCGCACGGCCTGA
- the cbiE gene encoding precorrin-6y C5,15-methyltransferase (decarboxylating) subunit CbiE, with translation MAVSVVGIGADGVVGLSPAARAELDRAQVVLGSARQLDLLPAEVTAERVAWPSPLVPAIPGLLERYRDRVLCVLASGDPMFHGIGTTLSRFAEVRVWPHPSSLSLACARLGWAVEEVAVVSAVARPVERLHAVLHQGRRVLVLSANSATPAAVVALLRDRGFGASAVTVLQELGGPGERIGTDWDDVSPLNVVAIECVADPGARRLPRVPGLPDDVYEHDGQITKREVRAVTVSSLAPEPGQLLWDVGAGSGSVGIEWARTHPACRVIAIEPRDDRADRVARNAAALGVPGVVLVRGSAPDALAGLERPDAVFVGGGVTVEGVLPACWAALRPGGRIVVNAVTLESEVLVARWYAEVGGTLTRLSVGRAAPVGGFTGWRQAMPVTQWVASKERT, from the coding sequence GTGGCGGTCTCGGTGGTGGGAATCGGTGCGGACGGTGTGGTCGGGCTCTCGCCCGCGGCGCGCGCCGAGCTGGACCGCGCCCAAGTCGTCCTGGGGTCGGCCCGCCAGCTCGACCTGCTGCCCGCCGAGGTCACCGCCGAACGGGTCGCGTGGCCCTCGCCGCTGGTCCCGGCCATCCCCGGCCTGCTCGAGCGCTACCGCGACCGGGTGCTGTGCGTGCTGGCCAGTGGCGACCCCATGTTCCACGGCATCGGCACCACGCTGTCGCGGTTCGCCGAAGTCCGGGTGTGGCCGCACCCGTCGTCGCTGTCGCTGGCGTGCGCGCGGCTCGGGTGGGCGGTCGAGGAGGTGGCCGTGGTCAGCGCGGTCGCACGGCCGGTGGAGCGGTTGCACGCCGTGCTGCACCAGGGACGCCGTGTGCTCGTGCTCAGCGCCAACAGTGCAACGCCCGCGGCGGTGGTCGCGTTGTTGCGCGACCGCGGGTTCGGTGCGAGCGCGGTCACGGTCTTGCAGGAACTGGGTGGGCCGGGCGAGCGGATCGGCACCGACTGGGACGACGTGTCGCCGCTCAACGTCGTCGCGATCGAGTGCGTGGCCGATCCCGGCGCTCGTCGGCTGCCGCGCGTGCCTGGCCTGCCTGACGACGTCTACGAGCACGACGGGCAGATCACCAAGCGCGAGGTCCGGGCGGTCACGGTGTCGTCGCTGGCGCCCGAGCCGGGGCAGCTGCTGTGGGACGTCGGCGCGGGGTCGGGCAGCGTCGGGATCGAGTGGGCGCGGACGCACCCCGCGTGCCGGGTGATCGCCATCGAGCCGCGCGACGACCGGGCCGACCGGGTCGCGCGCAACGCGGCCGCGCTGGGAGTGCCGGGCGTGGTCCTGGTCCGTGGTTCGGCGCCGGACGCGTTGGCCGGGCTGGAGCGGCCGGACGCGGTGTTCGTCGGCGGGGGAGTGACGGTCGAGGGTGTCCTGCCCGCGTGCTGGGCGGCGCTGCGGCCGGGTGGGCGGATCGTGGTGAACGCGGTGACGCTCGAGTCGGAGGTGCTCGTCGCGCGCTGGTACGCCGAGGTCGGCGGGACGCTGACCCGGTTGTCCGTCGGGCGGGCCGCCCCGGTCGGCGGGTTCACCGGCTGGCGGCAGGCCATGCCGGTCACGCAGTGGGTCGCGAGCAAGGAGCGGACATGA
- a CDS encoding histidine phosphatase family protein, producing the protein MSSSRVLLLCHGATSATRAAAFPGDEPLLDPAAATATPLQRGVGTDRADLVLRGPALRCAQTAAALGLDAAPDERLRDLDHGSWRGRALDEVAAADPDGMARWLTDPEAAPHGGESVADLTRRVGGWLDDLPIGARTVAVTHPAVVKAAIAHALGAGPTAFWRVDVAPLSRTALRGGAGRWALRWIVAGTG; encoded by the coding sequence ATGTCATCGTCACGGGTGCTGCTGCTCTGCCACGGCGCGACCAGCGCGACCAGGGCCGCCGCCTTCCCCGGCGACGAGCCGCTGCTCGACCCGGCGGCCGCCACCGCCACCCCGCTCCAGCGCGGGGTCGGCACCGACCGGGCGGACCTGGTGCTGCGCGGCCCGGCGCTGCGGTGCGCGCAGACCGCGGCCGCCCTCGGCCTCGACGCCGCGCCCGACGAGCGGCTGCGCGACCTCGACCACGGTTCGTGGCGCGGTCGCGCGCTCGACGAGGTGGCCGCCGCCGACCCGGACGGCATGGCGCGCTGGCTCACCGACCCGGAGGCCGCCCCGCACGGCGGCGAGTCGGTCGCCGACCTCACCCGCCGCGTCGGCGGCTGGCTCGACGACCTCCCGATCGGCGCCCGCACCGTCGCGGTGACCCACCCCGCGGTCGTCAAGGCGGCGATCGCGCACGCGCTCGGCGCCGGGCCCACCGCGTTCTGGCGGGTCGACGTGGCGCCGTTGTCGCGCACCGCGCTGCGCGGTGGAGCGGGCCGGTGGGCGCTGCGCTGGATTGTCGCCGGTACCGGTTGA
- the cobM gene encoding precorrin-4 C(11)-methyltransferase: MTVHFIGAGPGAADLITVRGRDLIAAAPVCLYAGALVPEELLAVCPSGARKVDTANLTLDEIVAEMVAAHTAGHDVARLHSGDPSVFSAMAEQMRRLDAAEVPYDVTPGVPAFAAAAASLRQELTVPALGQTVVLTRTAARATPMPPGEDLDTLGRSHATMVLHLAVQRIDEVVAELVPNYGECCPVAVVAHASRAEEVVLRGTLASIAAQVHAAGIKRTAVIIVGRVLDPGGFRESHLYSAERDRP; this comes from the coding sequence ATGACCGTGCACTTCATCGGGGCTGGCCCGGGTGCGGCTGACCTGATCACCGTGCGCGGGCGCGACCTCATCGCTGCCGCGCCGGTCTGCCTCTACGCGGGTGCGCTGGTGCCCGAAGAGTTGCTGGCGGTGTGCCCATCCGGGGCTCGCAAGGTCGACACGGCGAACCTGACGCTGGACGAGATCGTCGCCGAGATGGTGGCAGCGCACACCGCTGGCCACGACGTCGCTCGGTTGCACTCCGGGGACCCCTCGGTGTTCAGCGCTATGGCCGAGCAGATGCGCCGCTTGGACGCCGCTGAGGTGCCTTATGACGTGACTCCTGGCGTGCCCGCCTTCGCCGCCGCTGCCGCGTCCCTTCGGCAAGAGTTGACCGTGCCCGCCCTAGGGCAGACCGTGGTGCTCACTCGAACTGCCGCCCGCGCGACGCCTATGCCTCCGGGTGAGGACCTAGACACGCTAGGTCGCTCCCACGCGACGATGGTGCTGCACCTTGCCGTGCAGCGCATTGACGAGGTCGTCGCCGAGCTGGTGCCGAACTACGGGGAGTGCTGCCCGGTCGCCGTGGTCGCGCACGCTTCGCGCGCGGAGGAGGTCGTGCTGCGGGGGACGCTGGCTTCCATCGCGGCCCAGGTCCACGCCGCGGGGATCAAACGGACCGCGGTGATCATCGTCGGGCGCGTGCTCGACCCGGGTGGGTTCCGTGAGAGCCACCTGTACTCCGCGGAGCGGGACCGCCCGTGA